A window from Chlamydia gallinacea 08-1274/3 encodes these proteins:
- the gnd gene encoding decarboxylating NADP(+)-dependent phosphogluconate dehydrogenase, with amino-acid sequence MGKNLVLNMIDHSFSVSVYNRSTEKTREFLHQNPSNGLLQGYEDLKSFICSLKRPRKIMLMIKAGAPVDQSIESLLPYLDAGDIIIDGGNSYYKDSERRYQQLKDKGILFVGMGISGGEEGARHGPSIMPGGNSQAWPLIAPIFQKIAAQVEGNSCCSWIGTGGAGHYVKMVHNGIEYGDIQLICEAYGLLRTRLDLSPEAVSTIFAEWNHRELESYLMKIAVDVLASKDSAGFPIIDTILDVAGQKGTGKWTAADAIFSDVPLSLIIESVLARYLSSWKSIREKASQELPGVPIVFEKPRDPHTFIEDVFQALYASKIISYAQGFMLLQQASDEYQWKLDLGELALLWRGGCIIQSAFLGDIYHGFKKEPQAPSLILQRYFKSVLQNSESGWRRTVAYAVGSGYPIPCLAAAITFYDGYRMKDSSIALAQGLRDYFGAHTYERKDRPRGEFYHTDWIGTKTTKQVS; translated from the coding sequence ATGGGGAAAAATCTTGTTTTAAATATGATAGATCATAGTTTTTCTGTTTCTGTTTATAATCGCAGTACAGAGAAAACAAGAGAATTTCTTCACCAGAATCCAAGCAATGGCTTGTTACAAGGATATGAGGATTTAAAGAGCTTTATATGTTCTTTAAAACGTCCTAGAAAGATCATGCTTATGATTAAAGCTGGGGCTCCCGTAGATCAAAGTATAGAATCCCTATTGCCCTACCTTGATGCTGGCGACATTATTATTGATGGGGGAAATAGCTATTATAAAGATTCTGAAAGACGTTACCAACAGCTTAAGGATAAAGGAATTCTCTTCGTGGGCATGGGAATCTCTGGCGGAGAAGAAGGAGCTCGTCATGGCCCTTCTATTATGCCAGGAGGGAATTCTCAGGCCTGGCCTTTGATAGCTCCTATTTTTCAGAAGATTGCAGCACAAGTAGAGGGAAACTCTTGTTGTTCTTGGATAGGCACAGGGGGGGCCGGGCATTATGTCAAGATGGTGCATAATGGTATAGAATACGGTGACATACAGTTAATTTGTGAGGCATATGGACTATTAAGAACTCGTTTGGATCTTTCTCCAGAAGCAGTGTCTACTATATTTGCTGAATGGAATCATCGTGAATTAGAGAGTTATCTGATGAAAATTGCTGTAGACGTCCTAGCCTCGAAGGATTCAGCAGGGTTCCCTATTATTGATACAATTTTAGATGTTGCGGGGCAAAAAGGTACAGGAAAATGGACAGCGGCGGATGCAATTTTTTCTGATGTTCCTTTATCTCTAATTATTGAATCTGTTCTAGCACGTTACCTATCCTCATGGAAATCTATTCGAGAGAAGGCTTCTCAAGAACTTCCAGGGGTTCCTATAGTGTTTGAAAAGCCTAGAGATCCTCACACGTTCATTGAAGATGTATTCCAGGCTTTATATGCTTCTAAAATTATTAGCTACGCCCAAGGGTTTATGTTGTTACAGCAGGCTTCGGATGAGTATCAATGGAAGTTAGATTTAGGAGAGCTTGCTTTATTATGGCGAGGGGGATGCATAATACAAAGTGCATTCTTAGGAGATATTTATCATGGTTTTAAAAAGGAACCGCAAGCACCTTCATTAATCTTGCAGAGGTATTTTAAATCTGTGCTGCAAAATTCTGAATCTGGTTGGCGTAGAACAGTAGCCTATGCTGTAGGGTCGGGATATCCTATTCCTTGTTTAGCTGCTGCTATTACTTTTTATGATGGGTATCGCATGAAAGATTCTTCTATAGCTTTAGCTCAGGGATTACGTGATTACTTTGGAGCCCATACTTATGAACGCAAAGATCGTCCTCGAGGGGAATTTTACCATACAGATTGGATAGGGACAAAGACGACTAAACAAGTAAGTTAA
- the lepA gene encoding translation elongation factor 4: MKNYKLENIRNFSIIAHIDHGKSTIADRLLELTSTVEQREMRAQLLDSMDLERERGITIKAHPVTMTYMHNGEIYELNLIDTPGHVDFSYEVSRSLAACEGALLIVDAAQGVQAQSLANVYLALERDLEIIPILNKIDLPAADPESTCKQIEDYIGLDTTNAICCSAKTGQGIPEILKAIIELVPPPQVPKESELKALIFDSHYDPYVGIMVYVRVMSGEIKKGDRITFMSTKGSSFEVLGVGAFLPEATLIEGSLKAGQVGYFIANLKKVKDVKIGDTVTTVKHPAKAPLAGFKEINPVVFAGIYPIDSSDFDTLKDALSRLQLNDSALTIEQESSHSLGFGFRCGFLGLLHLEIVFERITREFDLDIIATAPSVIYKVILKNGKTLFIDNPTAYPDPATIEHLEEPWVHVNIISPQEYLSSIMNLCLDKRGICLKTEMLDQRRLVLSYDLPLNEIVSDFNDKLKSATKGYGSFDYRLGDYRKGAIIKLEILINEEPVDAFSCLVHRDKAEAKGRTICEKLVDVIPQQLFKIPIQAAINKKVIARETIRALSKNVTAKCYGGDITRKRKLWEKQKKGKKRMKEFGKVSIPNTAFIEVLKID; encoded by the coding sequence TTGAAAAATTATAAATTAGAAAACATCCGCAATTTTTCTATTATTGCTCACATTGACCACGGGAAGTCAACAATCGCAGATAGATTGCTTGAACTAACAAGTACTGTAGAACAAAGAGAAATGCGAGCGCAACTTCTAGACTCCATGGATCTAGAAAGAGAGCGCGGCATTACTATTAAAGCTCACCCTGTTACAATGACGTATATGCATAATGGGGAAATTTATGAGCTCAACCTTATTGATACCCCAGGTCATGTCGATTTCTCTTATGAAGTATCACGTTCATTAGCTGCTTGCGAAGGAGCTTTACTTATTGTGGATGCTGCTCAAGGAGTCCAGGCACAAAGTCTAGCTAATGTTTACTTAGCTTTAGAACGTGATTTAGAAATTATTCCTATTTTAAATAAAATCGATCTCCCAGCGGCTGATCCCGAAAGCACATGCAAACAAATTGAGGACTATATAGGCTTAGACACGACCAACGCCATTTGTTGCTCAGCAAAAACAGGCCAAGGAATACCGGAAATCCTTAAAGCCATTATCGAACTTGTCCCACCTCCCCAGGTTCCCAAAGAATCTGAATTAAAAGCTTTGATTTTTGACTCCCACTATGATCCCTATGTAGGAATCATGGTTTACGTACGTGTGATGAGCGGGGAAATTAAAAAGGGTGACCGAATTACTTTTATGTCTACTAAAGGCTCCTCTTTTGAGGTGCTAGGAGTAGGAGCTTTTCTTCCCGAAGCAACATTAATAGAGGGTTCTTTAAAAGCTGGTCAAGTGGGGTACTTTATTGCCAACCTAAAAAAAGTTAAGGATGTTAAAATTGGTGATACCGTAACTACTGTAAAGCATCCTGCCAAAGCACCTCTTGCAGGCTTCAAAGAAATTAATCCCGTAGTATTTGCTGGAATCTATCCAATTGATTCTTCAGATTTTGATACTTTAAAAGACGCTCTAAGTCGCCTACAACTTAACGATTCTGCTTTAACAATAGAACAAGAAAGTAGTCACTCTTTAGGCTTTGGTTTCCGCTGTGGCTTTCTTGGCCTTTTACATCTAGAAATTGTCTTCGAAAGAATTACAAGAGAATTTGATCTAGATATCATTGCTACAGCACCCAGTGTGATTTATAAAGTCATATTAAAAAATGGAAAAACTCTATTCATAGATAATCCAACAGCATATCCTGATCCTGCGACTATTGAACATCTTGAAGAACCCTGGGTACATGTAAATATCATCTCCCCTCAAGAATATCTTAGTAGCATTATGAACCTATGTTTAGATAAGCGAGGGATATGTCTAAAAACAGAGATGTTAGATCAACGTCGTCTAGTCCTTTCTTATGATCTTCCTCTAAATGAGATTGTCTCTGATTTTAACGATAAATTAAAATCAGCAACTAAAGGCTATGGATCTTTCGATTATCGCCTGGGAGATTATCGTAAAGGTGCTATAATTAAATTAGAAATTCTAATTAATGAAGAACCCGTAGATGCATTTTCTTGTCTCGTACATAGAGATAAGGCTGAAGCTAAAGGAAGAACTATTTGTGAAAAGCTTGTAGATGTGATTCCTCAACAACTATTTAAAATTCCCATTCAAGCAGCTATTAATAAAAAAGTAATTGCACGAGAAACCATACGAGCTCTGTCTAAAAACGTCACCGCTAAATGCTATGGTGGAGATATTACAAGAAAACGTAAACTATGGGAAAAACAAAAAAAGGGAAAAAAACGCATGAAAGAATTTGGAAAAGTATCTATTCCCAATACGGCATTTATTGAAGTATTAAAAATCGATTAA
- the npt1 gene encoding NTP/NDP exchange transporter Npt1, producing MTQTAEKPFGKWRSFLWPIHTHELKKVLPMFLMFFCIAFNYTILRDTKDTLIVTAPGSGAEAIPFIKLWLVVPCAVVFMLIYAKLSNILNKQALFYAVISPFLLFFVLFPTVIYPFRDILHPTNFADKLQSFLPQGLAGCVAMLRNWTFAAFYVLSELWGSVMLSLMFWGFANEITKISEAKRFYALFGVGANIALLASGRSIIWASKLRASAAANTDPWGLSLYLLMGMVLLSGAVIVLCYWWMNKYVLTDPRFYTPETNKSKKSKPKMSIKESFAYLARSPYMLYLALLVICYGICINLVEVTWKSQLKMQYPNANEYSQFMGNFSFWTGVVSVFVMLFIGGNVIRKFGWLTGALVTPVMVLATGVLFFTLVIFRDQSSGIVTALGTTPLMLAVIVGAVQNILSKSTKYALFDATKEMAYIPLDQEQKVKGKAAIDVVAARFGKSGGSLIQQGLLVICGSIGAMTPYLAIALFVIISIWLISATKLNKLFLIQSALKEQEASIEGEAAATVNTVEEPSEPSIQGTPAVENASS from the coding sequence ATGACACAAACAGCGGAAAAACCTTTTGGAAAATGGCGATCTTTCCTCTGGCCGATACATACGCATGAGCTAAAGAAAGTGTTGCCTATGTTCCTAATGTTCTTCTGTATCGCATTTAATTACACTATACTACGTGATACAAAAGATACTCTTATCGTAACGGCTCCTGGATCTGGTGCAGAGGCTATACCTTTCATCAAACTGTGGCTTGTCGTTCCGTGCGCTGTTGTTTTCATGCTCATTTATGCAAAACTAAGCAATATTTTAAATAAACAAGCCCTCTTTTATGCGGTTATTTCTCCATTCCTACTCTTCTTTGTTTTATTCCCTACAGTGATTTATCCTTTCCGTGATATTCTTCACCCCACTAATTTTGCTGACAAATTACAATCTTTTCTGCCTCAGGGGCTAGCAGGTTGTGTTGCTATGCTGAGAAACTGGACTTTCGCAGCATTTTATGTCCTCTCAGAACTCTGGGGAAGTGTAATGCTTTCTTTAATGTTCTGGGGTTTTGCTAATGAGATCACTAAAATTAGTGAAGCAAAACGCTTCTATGCTTTATTTGGAGTTGGAGCAAATATTGCGCTTCTTGCTTCCGGCCGTTCAATTATCTGGGCTTCTAAACTTCGTGCAAGCGCTGCAGCAAACACAGATCCTTGGGGGCTTTCTCTCTATCTCTTAATGGGGATGGTTTTACTTTCAGGCGCTGTAATTGTTTTATGCTACTGGTGGATGAACAAATACGTTCTTACTGATCCAAGATTCTATACTCCTGAAACCAACAAATCTAAAAAATCTAAGCCAAAGATGAGCATTAAGGAAAGTTTTGCTTACCTTGCAAGATCTCCTTATATGCTATATTTGGCCCTTTTAGTTATCTGCTACGGTATTTGCATTAACTTAGTAGAAGTTACTTGGAAAAGCCAATTAAAAATGCAATATCCCAATGCTAATGAATACAGCCAATTTATGGGGAATTTCTCTTTCTGGACCGGAGTCGTCTCTGTATTTGTTATGTTATTTATTGGTGGTAACGTTATTCGTAAATTTGGTTGGTTAACAGGTGCTCTTGTTACTCCTGTTATGGTATTAGCTACGGGCGTTCTCTTCTTTACTTTGGTTATCTTTAGAGATCAGTCTTCCGGTATTGTTACAGCACTAGGAACAACACCATTAATGCTTGCTGTTATTGTTGGAGCTGTCCAAAACATCTTATCTAAATCCACTAAATATGCATTATTTGATGCAACTAAAGAAATGGCTTATATTCCCTTAGATCAAGAACAAAAAGTTAAGGGTAAAGCGGCTATTGATGTAGTTGCTGCTCGTTTTGGAAAATCTGGAGGATCTTTAATTCAACAAGGGTTGTTAGTAATTTGCGGAAGCATTGGAGCTATGACTCCTTACTTAGCTATAGCTTTGTTTGTCATTATTTCCATATGGTTAATTTCTGCTACAAAGCTTAATAAGCTCTTCCTAATTCAATCAGCCTTAAAAGAACAAGAAGCTTCCATAGAAGGAGAAGCTGCTGCTACTGTTAATACGGTAGAAGAACCTTCAGAACCTTCAATTCAAGGAACTCCTGCTGTTGAAAACGCGTCTTCATAA
- a CDS encoding metal ABC transporter solute-binding protein, Zn/Mn family — translation MEPYLLKKVHKLLYLTFIFIVSGCSSSHVENNQKVYVLSTNRMLHDCVCRIVGDKVSPMVLINGSIDPHTYEMVKGDEDKIAVSRIIFCNGLGLEHTVSLRKHIEGNPKVVNIGSRLLNNNAFVPLEEDGVYDPHIWLDISIWREGVKEMAKALVEEFPQWAEEFTANALVLLEEMQLLDEWAKKCLLTIPEESRYLVSGHNAFSYFTRRYLASDQEVENNTWIKRCISPEGTSPEAQVSIRDIMLVAEYIQEHHVRVVFPEDTLNQDALKKIISCLQKGHDVRLAKAPLYSDNVQQDYFHTFKHNVRTIVKELGGTVFE, via the coding sequence ATGGAGCCCTACTTATTAAAAAAGGTGCATAAACTACTTTATTTGACATTCATTTTTATAGTTAGTGGGTGTTCTTCTTCTCATGTTGAAAACAACCAAAAGGTTTATGTTTTATCCACGAATCGTATGCTACACGATTGTGTATGTAGGATTGTTGGTGATAAAGTTAGCCCTATGGTCCTTATCAATGGTTCGATTGATCCCCATACCTATGAAATGGTGAAAGGCGATGAGGATAAAATTGCTGTGAGTCGAATAATTTTTTGTAATGGGTTGGGATTAGAACATACAGTAAGTTTGCGTAAGCACATAGAAGGGAATCCAAAGGTGGTAAATATTGGTTCACGATTGTTGAACAATAATGCTTTTGTTCCTTTAGAAGAAGATGGGGTTTATGATCCTCATATTTGGCTAGATATTAGTATTTGGCGTGAAGGAGTTAAGGAAATGGCTAAGGCATTGGTCGAGGAATTTCCTCAATGGGCGGAGGAGTTTACAGCTAATGCCTTGGTTCTGCTAGAAGAGATGCAGCTTCTGGATGAGTGGGCTAAAAAGTGTTTGCTAACTATTCCGGAGGAGTCTCGTTATCTGGTTTCGGGACACAATGCTTTCAGTTATTTTACTCGTCGCTATTTAGCTAGTGATCAAGAGGTAGAAAATAATACTTGGATTAAACGATGCATTTCTCCTGAAGGAACATCTCCAGAAGCACAAGTTAGTATCCGAGATATTATGTTGGTAGCAGAATATATTCAAGAACATCATGTACGCGTTGTATTCCCAGAAGATACTTTAAATCAAGATGCACTAAAAAAAATCATTTCGTGCTTGCAAAAAGGACATGATGTCCGTTTAGCAAAAGCCCCCCTATATAGTGACAATGTTCAGCAGGATTATTTTCATACCTTTAAACATAATGTACGTACTATTGTTAAAGAACTAGGAGGAACTGTTTTTGAATAA
- a CDS encoding metal ABC transporter ATP-binding protein, with product MNKHNDIAWSVHNLCVNYDYADVLCHVSFSLKKGVLAAVLGPNGAGKSTLLKTSLGLIRPSAGSSLFFGKKFKKVYQRVAYMPQRASVDWDFPMTVLDLVLMGCYGYKGMWGRITEDDRQEAYKILERVGLSNLSNRQIGKLSGGQQQRAFLARALMQKTDLYLMDELFSAIDMASYHTVVSVLQELKSLGKTVVVVHHDLSHVRQLFDHIILLNKHLVCCGTVDECLTNENIFQAYGCELDLLDRSLKLSRRKNQGTC from the coding sequence TTGAATAAACATAATGACATAGCGTGGTCTGTTCATAATTTATGTGTAAACTATGATTATGCTGATGTTTTATGCCACGTTTCATTTTCTTTAAAAAAGGGCGTTTTAGCCGCAGTTTTGGGGCCTAACGGAGCTGGAAAAAGTACTTTATTGAAAACCTCTTTAGGATTAATCCGCCCTTCGGCAGGTTCTTCATTGTTTTTTGGAAAGAAATTTAAGAAAGTCTATCAACGCGTTGCTTATATGCCTCAGAGAGCCAGTGTGGATTGGGATTTCCCCATGACTGTCCTAGATCTTGTGCTTATGGGATGCTATGGCTACAAAGGAATGTGGGGAAGAATTACTGAAGATGATCGTCAGGAAGCTTATAAAATTTTAGAGCGTGTTGGCTTGTCTAATTTGTCCAATAGACAAATAGGTAAACTTTCAGGAGGACAGCAGCAAAGAGCATTCCTAGCTCGCGCCCTTATGCAAAAAACAGATCTGTATTTGATGGATGAGTTGTTTTCAGCTATTGATATGGCTTCATATCATACTGTGGTGAGTGTGTTGCAAGAATTAAAGTCTTTAGGAAAGACTGTTGTTGTTGTCCATCATGATCTCAGTCATGTGCGCCAGCTTTTTGATCATATTATTTTATTAAACAAGCATTTGGTTTGCTGTGGTACTGTAGATGAATGTTTGACTAATGAAAATATTTTTCAAGCCTATGGTTGTGAACTGGATTTACTAGATCGTTCTCTTAAACTTTCTAGGAGAAAGAATCAGGGGACCTGTTAA
- a CDS encoding iron chelate uptake ABC transporter family permease subunit, giving the protein MFSCVFSDSVFLSSFLAVTIICMTIALWGTILLVGRQPLLSESLSHASYPGLIFGALLSTKGVCFSDSIIVIIIFGCLASILGYGLIMFLEKQLKMHKDASLCFILVSFFSMGVILASYAKDCCPQLYNRIHAYLYGQAATLGYAEAKLAVLIFLISSFFIWWLYRQIVVVLFDKDYAVTCGLGTTVSKTIMLIFISLVIVCGVRSVGIVLISAMFVAPSLAARQLSDRLSYIFICSSVFGGICGALGSYISVAITCRVPGRSGLITLPTGPLIVIISGILVFLCLLFSPKSGWIIRSIRRQRFAFLKNQEHLLKVFWYLSEDKLIEVGARDFVCSYKYQEYFGPRPFPWFRIWLLKLRGFLKRKGCYWSLTDRGRREAERLVRSHRLWECYLVRSLDFKEAEVHEFAEEIEHILTEDLDSTLTEMLDNPYYDPHDRVIPQKQQKKEGL; this is encoded by the coding sequence ATGTTCAGTTGTGTTTTTAGTGATTCAGTATTTTTATCCAGCTTCTTAGCCGTTACAATTATTTGTATGACCATAGCTTTATGGGGGACTATATTGCTAGTTGGTAGGCAACCATTGTTAAGCGAAAGTCTATCGCATGCTTCTTATCCTGGATTGATTTTTGGTGCTTTACTAAGTACTAAAGGGGTCTGTTTTTCTGATTCTATTATTGTAATTATTATTTTTGGCTGTCTGGCATCAATTTTGGGATATGGCCTGATTATGTTTTTAGAAAAACAACTTAAAATGCATAAAGATGCTTCTTTATGCTTTATTCTTGTAAGTTTTTTTAGTATGGGTGTTATCTTAGCTAGCTATGCGAAAGATTGCTGTCCCCAGCTTTATAATCGTATCCACGCTTATTTATATGGGCAAGCAGCAACCCTAGGTTATGCAGAAGCAAAGTTAGCTGTTCTCATTTTTCTTATTTCTTCATTTTTCATCTGGTGGTTGTATCGTCAAATTGTCGTTGTTTTATTTGACAAGGATTATGCTGTTACCTGTGGATTAGGCACCACAGTTTCAAAAACGATCATGTTAATATTTATTTCTCTTGTGATTGTTTGCGGCGTACGTTCCGTGGGTATTGTATTGATATCTGCTATGTTTGTGGCTCCTTCTTTGGCTGCACGTCAATTATCTGATCGGCTTTCGTATATTTTTATATGCTCTAGTGTGTTTGGTGGTATTTGTGGTGCTCTAGGTAGTTATATCTCTGTAGCTATAACTTGTCGTGTTCCTGGTCGTTCTGGCTTAATTACTTTGCCCACAGGTCCTTTAATTGTGATTATTTCGGGGATTTTAGTTTTTCTTTGTTTATTATTTTCTCCAAAATCCGGTTGGATCATTCGGTCGATTCGTAGACAACGATTTGCTTTTTTAAAGAATCAAGAGCATTTGTTAAAGGTATTTTGGTATTTAAGTGAGGACAAGCTTATTGAAGTTGGGGCACGAGATTTTGTTTGTTCTTATAAGTATCAAGAATATTTTGGGCCTAGGCCATTTCCTTGGTTTAGAATTTGGTTGCTTAAGTTACGAGGTTTTTTAAAGCGTAAAGGGTGCTATTGGAGCCTGACTGATCGAGGGAGGAGGGAAGCAGAAAGGTTAGTTCGTTCCCATAGGCTGTGGGAATGTTATCTTGTGCGTTCCTTAGATTTTAAGGAGGCAGAGGTTCATGAGTTTGCAGAAGAAATAGAGCATATTTTAACGGAAGATTTAGATTCTACACTTACAGAAATGTTGGATAATCCCTACTATGATCCACATGACCGTGTGATTCCCCAGAAACAACAGAAAAAGGAGGGGCTATGA
- a CDS encoding metal ABC transporter permease → MIGAFSPYSGVSFMQFFVVFFSRVFSGELFRSHLFIDDIQVLIFLAIAVSGAVVGSFVVLKKMAMYANAVSHTVLLGLVSICLFTHQLSHLSLGELTLASVSTALFTGFLIYFIRNIFHVPEEASTALVFSLLFSVSLLFLVFLTRNAHIGTELILGNADSLTSKDIFPVYMMLLVNLVISFLGFRSFICVSFDSVFAHSLGLPIKIIDYIIILQLSVSLVGAFKAVGVLMALAFLLIPGLIAKIFVPSARSMLAWSLFFGVIVALLAPACSRAILTSYNVGLSTSGLSVILLLMIYTVVVLFQHSKRFFSKKFSIRSLNRIDNS, encoded by the coding sequence ATGATTGGTGCATTTTCTCCATATTCTGGGGTTTCTTTTATGCAATTTTTTGTTGTTTTTTTCTCTAGGGTATTTTCAGGAGAATTATTCCGGAGCCACTTGTTTATTGATGATATTCAGGTTTTGATTTTTTTAGCGATTGCCGTTTCTGGAGCTGTTGTTGGGAGTTTTGTAGTTCTAAAGAAAATGGCTATGTATGCTAATGCGGTTTCGCATACTGTCCTATTAGGATTAGTAAGTATTTGTTTATTCACTCATCAATTGAGTCATTTATCTTTAGGAGAATTAACTCTTGCCTCGGTTTCTACGGCATTATTCACCGGTTTTTTAATTTACTTTATTAGAAACATTTTCCATGTTCCTGAAGAAGCCAGTACCGCTCTAGTTTTTTCTTTGTTATTTTCAGTCAGTTTACTTTTTTTAGTATTTTTAACACGTAATGCCCATATAGGTACGGAACTTATTTTAGGAAATGCAGATTCCTTGACTTCCAAGGATATTTTTCCTGTTTATATGATGCTTTTAGTCAATTTAGTTATTTCTTTTTTAGGTTTTCGTAGTTTTATTTGTGTTTCTTTTGATTCCGTATTTGCTCATTCTTTAGGTCTTCCTATTAAGATCATTGATTATATTATTATTTTACAATTATCTGTGAGTTTAGTAGGAGCATTTAAAGCAGTTGGTGTTCTCATGGCCCTGGCCTTTTTATTAATACCAGGTTTGATTGCTAAAATTTTTGTTCCTTCTGCCCGGAGTATGCTGGCTTGGTCTCTTTTTTTTGGAGTAATCGTTGCTTTACTAGCTCCTGCATGTTCTCGAGCAATCCTCACATCCTATAATGTTGGTTTATCGACTTCTGGGCTTTCTGTTATTTTATTGCTTATGATTTATACAGTGGTCGTGCTGTTTCAGCATAGTAAGAGATTCTTTTCTAAGAAATTCTCAATACGGAGTTTGAACAGAATTGACAACTCTTAA
- the dxr gene encoding 1-deoxy-D-xylulose-5-phosphate reductoisomerase, translated as MKRLAIFGSTGSIGRQALTIIRSLPNTFKVIALACYGNNKDVFFDQIREFSPSIVSVYDQQLYSEVSKEFPKVQVFLGEEGLVAAATAQEVDIVVAASSGISALSAVMEAIKAGKVLALANKEILVSAGEIIKKVIQQYQTQVVPIDSEHNALYQCLEGKDPSEVRKLILTASGGPLFYKSKDEMAHITIQDVLNHPVWHMGTKITVDSSTLVNKGLEIIEAYWLFGLENAEIDAVIHPQSLIHGMVEFTDGTVLSVMNPPSMLFPIQHALTVPRRFSTPCQGMDFSKKHTLEFFPIDEARFPSIRLARQVLNDKGSSGAFFNAANDVLVYRFLRGEIAWHDILNKLSKLMENYKAFACTSLDDVLGVDKEARVFAQEI; from the coding sequence TTGAAACGCTTAGCAATTTTTGGATCTACAGGAAGTATTGGGAGGCAAGCTTTAACTATAATTCGTTCTCTACCCAATACATTCAAGGTAATTGCGCTTGCTTGCTATGGGAATAATAAGGACGTCTTTTTTGATCAGATTCGAGAGTTTTCACCTTCAATAGTCTCAGTATATGATCAGCAGCTATACTCCGAAGTCTCTAAAGAATTTCCCAAAGTTCAAGTATTTCTTGGTGAAGAGGGCTTAGTAGCGGCAGCAACGGCTCAAGAAGTGGATATCGTGGTTGCTGCTTCTTCAGGAATTTCTGCTTTATCTGCAGTTATGGAGGCTATTAAAGCAGGGAAGGTTTTAGCGTTAGCAAATAAAGAAATTTTAGTTTCTGCTGGGGAAATAATTAAAAAAGTCATTCAGCAATATCAAACTCAAGTTGTCCCCATAGATAGTGAACATAATGCTTTATACCAATGTTTAGAAGGAAAAGATCCTAGTGAGGTTAGAAAATTAATTTTGACTGCATCAGGAGGTCCGTTATTTTATAAATCCAAAGATGAGATGGCTCATATAACCATTCAAGATGTTTTAAATCATCCTGTATGGCATATGGGGACGAAAATTACAGTAGATTCTTCTACACTGGTGAATAAAGGATTGGAAATTATTGAAGCTTATTGGTTATTTGGATTAGAAAACGCAGAGATTGATGCAGTAATTCATCCTCAGAGTTTAATTCACGGTATGGTAGAATTTACTGATGGTACGGTGCTTTCTGTTATGAATCCGCCCAGCATGCTCTTCCCCATACAACACGCATTAACAGTGCCAAGACGTTTCTCAACTCCTTGCCAAGGGATGGACTTTTCTAAGAAGCACACGTTAGAATTTTTCCCGATAGATGAAGCGAGATTCCCTAGCATTCGTTTAGCTCGTCAAGTTTTAAATGATAAAGGGTCCTCAGGAGCATTTTTCAATGCTGCTAACGATGTGTTAGTTTATAGATTTTTAAGGGGAGAAATTGCTTGGCATGATATTTTGAATAAATTATCCAAGCTTATGGAAAACTATAAAGCTTTTGCATGTACTTCATTAGACGATGTCTTAGGAGTTGATAAGGAAGCTAGAGTTTTTGCTCAGGAGATATAA